The DNA window CTCCTTCATGCTCTCAACCTGCTCCCTTGAGGGCTTTTACCACTGCATGGCGGCGCTCCTGCCCTGCTTCTGGAGCTACGCCGAGATAGCCGAGAGGCACAGGGCTGAGCTGGAGTCGAACCCCGTGCCTCTGTACAGGAGGTGGGCCTCCGAGTACCTCACCGAGGGCTATAGGTCCCTTGTGAGCAGGCTGAGGGAGGTAATCGACTCGTCCGGGCTCAGGGCCGATGAGCTCTGGCCGTACTTCAGGAGGGCTTCCCTCTACGAGCTCGAGTTCTGGGAGGCAGCATATAAGGGCCGTTAAGTCCCAAGGCCTGAGCTGAGGCCGTGATGGATGATATATTGCTATTTAGAGGCAACTCTTCATCGCCGCGGCTTAGTCTCTATGCCCAGGGCGAATATCAGGGCGCCAGCAGCTAGCAGGGCCGCGGCATACGTTGACAGGGCAGCGCCGAAGGAGACGAAGACGGGTAGCAGAGGGCCCACTATCATGCCAACCCTTGACATCGAGCCGCTGCTCCCCATGCCCGTGCCCCTCAGGTCAGAGGGGAAGGACTCGGGCGTGTAGGCGTATATGAGGCCCCAGCGCCACCCCAAGGTCCATGGAAATGCCGTTTTTCACCGACACATTTCTGTGTTTCAGGTAGACGTATAAGACCACTGGCGTGGTTATAACGTCAACCAGCAGGCCCGTCCCGATGGAATCTTGAAAGGAGAGCCCCATCATGCTCAGCACGGGCACGACCATGGCCACTCCGCTGCTACCGCTGATCCCCGTGAGGGCGCCTACTGTAACCCCCGTCACTAGGAGGACCATGATTGTGCGGAGGGAGAGCATAGGCGGTCGCTGGAAAGCGGTTCTCTGCACTTTTAAAATAACCTAACACTTCAAAAGGCCCCCTAAGCGCTTTGAGGAGATAGGCGGGCTCCCTGAATGGGAAGACCTACGATTCTGACCTCCTTCTCGCCCTTTAGGATTTACGAGCAACCCGATGGAGAACCATTGATGAGATTAACCAGGGGCGATGAGGTGCTCTATCTCGTTAGCGTCCAGGTACGCCAGGTATTTACGCCATAGGTAATCAAGGGCCTCATCACCGCCTCGTAAAACCCTGCCCTCATCAATCACAGTCTTGACTATGGCCAGCGGCGCACTATCGAGATCGACTAGGTCTATTAAATCCTCGTGAACGCCCAACGCCTCGGCCAGATCGACGATCAATAGACCTAACTCAAGGGCGTTATTGGGTCTCCTCTCAAAGACAACAGCTATGTCATAATCCCTACCAGCACCAGCCCTGGCCCTTGAACCAAAGAGGAACGCGTACTTGACACCGTGCTTAACGAAGACGCTGCCTAAGGCATCACTGCCTGTGCCAGGGCTTGGGTCATTATCAACCACGTCCCTCAGCTTATTGAGTGCGGCAGGTAACTTATCGATCATTTCTCTAAACGTCTCCATCTCTATCGAAACGTCGATTTCCACATAGCCGTGAACCAGTAGGTTCCTAAAGCCTGCTAAACCCACAAGAAACCTACCAAACTCCTCACCTAGGTTAAGCTTCCTAGAGAGCCAAAGGGCCAATTCGCGGTAGGTCTCAGGCTTCCTACCAATCTCATTGACGGCAAGCATCGCCGCTAAGTCCAGCAGCGACTGAATAACCAGTTGCCCTAACCTTTCGAGTGAAAACCTGTCGCCACCGCTCAAGACCCTGTTTTGAAACTCCCTAAAGTAGTACTCGACGAACTCATGCTGTCTTCTCAACCTCACAATTAAACGCCTATTGATCAAAAATAATAAGCAGCACTAAATAATTTCACCTACGCACCTCTAACTTGCTCCTCACAAACCGCGTTGTAATAGGCTTCCGGCGCCAGTATTATCCATGAGTAACAGCTCTGCCCTGCACACGGAATGGGAAAGCCGGATGTGGTGGGATCGGAGGGGCTTGAACCTGCCTACGGGTCTGAGCCCGCCGCTCTAAAACCTGGCTGAGCTACGGGCCCACCGCATGTTGTGAATGCCTTCCGGGCTTTTAAATGCTTGAGGCCTCCAACAACATTATAGGCCTCCTGGGGACCATATATGCAGGCTGATGAGGAGACAACATTCCCGCTGCGAGCCCGACCGCGAAGCCGTGAAGAGGCTTCACGGCCTGAGGCCCTAGGGCAGAACTTTGGCGCAGAGGCCGGCGGCCGGTTAGCATAGGCCGAGGTTGCAGTACATTATTCC is part of the Acidilobus sp. 7A genome and encodes:
- a CDS encoding HepT-like ribonuclease domain-containing protein, with product MRLRRQHEFVEYYFREFQNRVLSGGDRFSLERLGQLVIQSLLDLAAMLAVNEIGRKPETYRELALWLSRKLNLGEEFGRFLVGLAGFRNLLVHGYVEIDVSIEMETFREMIDKLPAALNKLRDVVDNDPSPGTGSDALGSVFVKHGVKYAFLFGSRARAGAGRDYDIAVVFERRPNNALELGLLIVDLAEALGVHEDLIDLVDLDSAPLAIVKTVIDEGRVLRGGDEALDYLWRKYLAYLDANEIEHLIAPG
- a CDS encoding TSUP family transporter, which encodes MLSLRTIMVLLVTGVTVGALTGISGSSGVAMVVPVLSMMGLSFQDSIGTGLLVDVITTPVVLYVYLKHRNVSVKNGISMDLGVALGPHIRLHARVLPL